A window of Coturnix japonica isolate 7356 chromosome 2, Coturnix japonica 2.1, whole genome shotgun sequence contains these coding sequences:
- the CRISPLD1 gene encoding cysteine-rich secretory protein LCCL domain-containing 1 isoform X2: protein MKMTWDTELERSAESWAETCLWEHGPASLLPSIGQNLGAHWGRYRPPTFHVQAWYDEVRDFTYPHPHECNPYCPFKCSGPVCTHYTQVVWATSSRIGCAINLCHNMNIWGQIWPKAVYLVCNYSPKGNWWGHAPYKPGRPCSACPPSFGGGCRENLCYREDTERPYSPHEPEEETNEIERQQSKAQDATAQSRPRTHSPSSSTGTEDSEKNEVISTQQMSQIVSCEVRLRDQCKGTTCNRYECPAGCLDSKAKVIGSVHYEMQSSICKAAIHYGILDNEGGWVDVTRQGRKNYFIKSYRNGIQSIGKYQSANSFTVSKVTVQAVTCETTVEQLCPFQKPASHCPRVYCPPNCMQANPHYARVIGTRIYSDISSICRAAVHAGVVRNEGGYVDVMPVDKRKVYIASFQNGIFSESLQNPPGSKAFRVFAVV from the exons ACATGGGATACAGAATTGGAGAGATCTGCAGAATCGTGGGCTGAAACGTGTCTGTGGGAGCATGGGCCTGCAAGCCTCCTTCCGTCTATTGGACAGAACTTGGGAGCACACTGGGGAAG GTACAGACCTCCAACATTTCATGTCCAAGCATGGTATGATGAAGTGAGAGATTTCACATATCCGCATCCTCATGAATGCAACCCATATTGTCCTTTCAAATGCTCTGGTCCTGTTTGTACACATTATACACAG gttGTTTGGGCTACAAGTAGCAGAATAGGTTGTGCAATTAATTTGTGTCATAACATGAACATCTGGGGACAGATTTGGCCAAAAGCAGTCTATCTTGTATGCAATTATTCTCCTAA gGGTAACTGGTGGGGTCATGCTCCTTATAAGCCTGGCCGTCCTTGTTCTGCATGTCCCCCTAGTTTTGGAGGAGGTTGCAGAGAAAATCTTTGTTATAGAG AAGATACAGAAAGGCCTTATTCTCCTCATGAGCCAGAAGAGGAAACCAATGAGATTGAACGGCAACAATCCAAAGCCCAAGATGCAACAGCACAAAGCCGGCCAAGAACTCATTCACCTTCAAGCTCCACAGGCACTGAGGATagtgagaaaaatgaagtaataagCACACAGCAAATGT cTCAGATTGTTTCATGTGAAGTAAGGTTAAGAGATCAGTGCAAAGGAACAACTTGCAATAG gtATGAATGTCCTGCTGGCTGTTTAGATAGCAAAGCCAAAGTTATTGGAAGTGTACATTATGAAATg caatCCAGTATTTGCAAAGCTGCCATACATTATGGGATCCTAGACAATGAAGGTGGTTGGGTTGATGTCACtaggcaaggaagaaaaaattactttatCAAATCTTACAGAAATGGCATTCAATCAATTGG aaaatacCAATCTGCTAATTCCTTCACAGTCTCCAAAGTAACAg tTCAAGCTGTCACCTGTGAAACAACAGTGGAACAATTGTGCCCGTTTCAAAAACCAGCCTCACACTGTCCAAG AGTGTATTGTCCTCCTAACTGTATGCAGGCAAATCCACACTACGCTCGAGTCATTGGAACACGAATTTATTCTGAT atATCCAGTATCTGTCGGGCAGCCGTACATGCTGGCGTAGTCCGCAACGAGGGCGGTTATGTTGATGTTATGCCAGTAGACAAAAGAAAGGTGTACATTGCTTCCTTCCAAAATGGCATATTTTCAGAAAG TTTACAGAATCCTCCAGGAAGCAAGGCATTCAGAGTATTTGCTGTCGTTTGA